CCCCAGGTACATTTTACAGTAGAGCAGATCTTACCTCCCCTCTCCAGGTGAATTTTACAGTAGACCAGATCATTCTCCTCACCAGGTGAATGTTACAGTAAACCAGATCAATTTTACAGTAGACTagatctcactttctctccctagGTACATTTTACAGTAGACCAGGTCTTACCTCCCCTTTCCAGGTGAATTTTACAATAGACCAGATCTCACCTCCCATTTCCAGGTGCATTTTACAGTAGACCAGATCTCACCTCCCCTTTCCAGGTGAATTTTACAATAGACCAGATCACCTCCCCTTTCCAGGTAAATTTTTTACAAAAGACCAGATCTCACCTCCCATTTCCAGGTGGATTTTACAGTAGACCAGATCTCACCTCCCCTTTCCAGGTGAATTATGCAATAGACCAGATCTCACCTCCCCTTTCCAGGTGAATTTTACAATAGACCAGATCACCTCCCCTTTCCAGGTGAATTTGACAAAAGACCAGATCTTACCTCCCCTTTCCAGGTTAATTTTACAGTAGACCAGATCACCTCCCCTTTCCAGGTGAATTTTACAGTAGACCAGATCTCACCCCCCCTTTCCAGGTTAATTTTACAAAAGACCAGATCTCACCTTCCCTTTCCAGGTGAATTTTACAATAGACCAGATCACCTCCCCTTTCCAGGTGAATTTTACAATAGACCAGATCACCTCCCCTTTCCAGGTTAATTTTGACAAAAGACCAGATCTCACCTCCCCTTTCCAGGTGAATTTTACAGTAGACCAGATCCGTGCGATCATGGACAAGAAGTCCAACATCAGGAACATGTCTGTGATCGCCCATGTGGACCATGGGAAGTCCACTCTCACAGACTCCCTGGTGTGCAAGGCTGGCATCATCGCTGGCGCCCGGGCTGGCGAGACGCGTTTCACAGACACCAGGAAAGACGAGCAGGAGAGGTGCATCACCATCAAGTCAACGTATGTGTTTCCCTCAAGACAATATACCTCATCCTCCTCAGAGAGTGTAAtatacaaatgtttttagtttttttccaACAATATGTCCCTTTTTCTCCTAGAAGTGTGTAACCTTGTAAGGGTAATATTCTCTTTGGGAATCTGAGGTAGACCTACAAAACTAAGTTGTTCTACAATCAACCTGCATTTGAATTATTATTGACCACACCACATTGTACGATGGTCACAATGGTtacatgtccctccctccctacctctcttcctccctccctcttcctccttccctccctctctctcttccctccctctctctctcttccctccctctcgctctctcttccctccctctcgctctctcttccctcccctcgctctctcttcccttccgctctctctttccctccctctctctcttccttccctccctctcgctctctcttccctccctctcgctctctcttccctccctctcgctctctcttccctccctctcgctctctcttccctccctctcgctctctcttccctccctctcgctctcttccctccctctcgctctctcttccctccctctcgctctctcttccctccctctctctctctcttccctcccctctctcttccctctctctctctcttcccctctctctctcttccctctctctctctcttccctctctctctctcttccctctctctctctcttccctctctctctctcttccctctctctctcttccctctctctctctcttccctctctctctctcttccctccctccctgcagagCCATCTCTCTGTACTATGAATTGGCTGAGAATGACTTGGCCTTCATCAAACAGTGCAAGGATGGCTCTGGCTTCCTCATTAACCTCATAGACTCTCCCGGTCACGTGGACTTCTCCTCCGAGGTGACGGCTGCTCTCCGCGTCACTGACGGGGCACTAGTTGTAGTAGACTGCGTCTCAGGTATGACAAGGAAGGGGCtgatggcgccctattccctatatagtgcactgcttgtGTCCAATATCCGAACAACTTTACGAGGCTCTAATCAGAAGTAGTGACCTGTGATATGGGGACTAGGGTGCTGTTTTGGACACAGTCTTGTAGTGTCCTGGCTGTAATGCATTCAATGCTTGGCTCGCTCACACCCCAGTAATAGCCCATGATGCTTAAAGTTCAAGGTTATTTGGCCTTTATACATACATTAGAAATCTTATTCGCAAAGACTCTCACATTTACATATTATTAAAGAACTACAAATAGTGTGCACGTACTGTAACGGTATACAACTAAAGAACTACAAATAGTGTGCACGTACTGTAACGGTATACAACTAAAGAACTACAAATAGTGTGCACGTACTGTAACGGTATACAACTAAAGAACTACAAATAGTGTGCACATACTGTAACGGTATACAACTAAAGAACTACAAATAGTGTGCACGTACTGTAACGGTATACAACTAAAGAACTACAAATAGTGTGCACGTACTGTAACGGTATACAACTAAAGAACTACAAATAGTGTGCACGTACTGTAACGGTATACAACTAAAGAACTACAAATAGTGTGCACGTACTGTAACGGTACACAACTAAAGAACTACAAATAGTGTGCACGTACTGTAACGGTACACAACTAAAGAACTACAAATAGTGTGCACGTACTGTAACGGTATACAACTAAATAACTACAAATAGTGTGCACGTACTGTAACGGTATACAACTAAATAACTACAAATAGTGTGCACGTACTGTAACGGTATACAACTAAAGAACTACAAATAGTGTGCTGGAGGACCTCAGATACGAACGTCAGGAAttgaaatatacttttttttaaatgtattttctaactgtatttattttctaaCCATTTAGCCAAATATTGTTTTCAGATTATAAAAACGACATTTACGTTGCTAGTTATTCTGGAGGGTAAGCAAAAGGATTATACCACATTTGGCAACACAACAATTATttcactattttttttttttatatagtaTGACTTTGGTTATTACTGGTTtgtgacatttttatttattgtgcatatgaatactttacaaatgccCTATAAAGCCTTTATAAGTTGTGGTTTGTTTAGAGTAGGATCCCAGTTAGTAAACAACAATAGGTAGTACAACAGTCAACCATGATAGGCCTTTATACATCATACTGTGGGTCCTTGAAAAGAGCTATATTAAATACCATTATTAAATAGTATAGCAATATTAGTACTTATTATACACGTGTATCATgacatatttacaaaaaaaaatctactcCTTTACAGTTTCTGCCTACGGTCTTGTTGCAGCTTGCAAGCACCTTGATGAACTAATGCCCTTCTAAGGTGGTGCTGTACCAACCTCTCCCCTCCgtcgcaggtgtgtgtgttcagaccgAGACAGTGCTGCGACAGGCCATTGCAGAGCGGATAAAGCCTGTTCTGATGATGAACAAGATGGACCGGGCGTTGCTGGAGCTGCAGCTGAAACCCGACGCACTTTTTGCCACCTTCCAGCGCATCGTAGAGAACGTCAACGTCATCATCGCCACCTACGGAGAGGACGAGGGCGGGCCCATGGGCAGCATCATGGTCAGTGTGTAACAGAGTTCAGATGGTACGGTCAGACCACAGGGTTCAGATGGTACGGTCAGACCACTCCCCAGGGTTCAGATGGTACGGTCAGACCACAGGGTTCAGATGGTACGGTCAGACCACTCCCCAGGGTTCAGATGGTACAGTCACACCACTCCCCAGGGTTCAGATGGTACAGTCACACCACTCCCCAGGGTTCAGATGGTACGGTCAGACCACAGGGTTCAGATGGTACGATAAGACCATAGGGTTCAGATGGTACGGTCAGACCACAGGGTTCAGAAGGTACGGTCAGACCACTCCACAGAGTCAGACCACAGGGTTCAGATGGTACGATAAGACCACAGGGTTCAGATGGTACGATAAGACCACAGGGTTCAGATGGTACGATAAGACCACTCCACAGGGTTCAGATGGTACGGTCAGACCACAGGGTTCAGATGGTACAGTCAGACCACAGAGTTCAGATGGTACGGTCAGACCACAGGGTTCAGATGGTACGGTCAGACCACTCCACAGGGTTCAGATGGTACGGTCAGACCACAGGGTTCAGATGGTACGGTCAGACCACTCCACAGAGTTCAGATGGTACGGTCAGACCACTCCACAGAGTTCAGATGGTACGGTCAGACCACTCCACAGGGTTCAAATGGTACGGTCAGACCACAGGGTTCAGATGGTACGATAAGACCATAGGGTTCAGATGGTACGGTCAGACCACAGGGTTCAGATGGTACGGTCAGACCACAGGGTTCAGAAGGTACGGTCAGACCACTCCACAGAGTTCAGATGGTACGGTCAGACCACAGGGTTCAGATGGTACGATAAGACCACAGGGTTCAGATGGTACGATAAGACCACAGGGTTCAGATGGTACGATAAGACCACTCCACAGGGTTCAGATGGTACGGTCAGACCACAGGGTTCAGATGGTACAGTCAGACCACTCCACAGGGTTCAGATGGTACGGTCAGACCACAGGGTTCAGATGGTACGGTCAGACCACTCCACAGAGTTCAGATGGTACGGTCAGACCACAGGGTTCAGATGGTACGATAAGACCACAGGGTTCAGATGGTACAGTCAGACCACAGGGTTCAGATGGTACGGTCAGACCACTCCACAGAGTTCAGATGGTACGGTCAGACCACTCCACAGAGTTCAGATGGTACGGTCAGACCACAGGGTTCAGATGGTACGGTCAGACCACTCCACAGGGTTCAGATGGTACGGTCAGACCACAGGGTTCAGATGGTACGGTCAGACCACTCCACAGAGTTCAGATGGTACGGTCAGACCACTCCACAGAGTTCAGATGGTACGGTCAGACCACTCCACAGAGTTCAGATGGCACGGTCAGACCACTCCACAGGGTTCAGATGGTACGGTCAGACCACTCCACAGGGTTCAGATGGTACGATAAGACCACTCCACAGGGTTCAGATGGTACGATAAGACCACTCCACAGAGTTCAGATGGTACGGTCAGACCACAGGGTTCAGATGGTACAGTCAGACCACTCCACAGAGTTCAGATGGTACGGAGAGACCACAGGGTTCAGATGGTACGATAAGACCACAGGGTTCAGATGGTACAGTCAGACCACAGGGTTCAGATGGTATGGTCAGACCACTCCACAGAGTTCAGATGGTACGGTCAGACCACTCCACAGGGTTCAGATGGTacggtaagaccactccacaggGTTCAGATGGTACAGTCAGACCACTCCACAGAGTTCAGATGGTACGGTCAGACCACTCCACAGAGTTCAGATGGTACGGTCAGACCACAGGGTTCAGATGGTACGATAAGACCACAGGGTTCAGATGGTACAGTCAGACCACAGGGTTCAGATACGGTCAGACCACAGGGTTCAGATGGTACGGTCAGACCACAGGGTTCAGATGGTACGGTCAGACCACAGGGTTCAGATGGTACGGTCAGACCACAGGGTACAGATGGTACGGTCAGACCACAGGGTACAGATGGTACGGTAAGACCATTCCACAGAGTTCAGATGGTACGGTCAGACCACAGGGTTCAGATGGTACGGACAGACCATTCCAGAGCTCAAAATTGTTTCACTTGGTCCCTGAAATACAAAAGAAATACTCAGTGGGGCAACTGGCTAGTATGTTAATAAGTGTGTGTTTGCAAAGCAGAGGACCACTAGTTCGATCCCCTTAATGCGTCTGTTCCGTGTTTCCCTGTGTAGGTGGACCCAATGGTGGGCACAGTGGGTTTCGGCTCGGGTCTCCACGGCTGGGCCTTCACTCTGAAGCAGTTTGCTGAGATGTACGTGGCCAAGTTCACAGCCAAGGGAGACCAAAAGACAGAGATGAACCCAGAGGAGCGCTGCAAGAAGGTGGAGGACATGATGAAGAAACTGTGGGGAGAAaagtgagtggaggagagaggagagagaaaggaggagaggagaaaggagataaaggaggaggagaggagagaaaggaggagagagagggagaggagagaaaggagtagagggagaggagagaaaggagaggagagaaaggaggagagaggaggagagggagaggagagagaggaggaggagaggggagagagggagaggagaggggagagagggagaggagaggagagaaggaggagagaaggaggagagtgtGTTGGAGAGCACTGTTCAGTGGATGATTCTGGGTCAGTTTTCCAGACACAGGTTAAGCCTGGTCCTGACTAAAAAGCCaactcaatggagattctccTTTGAAAAAGGACCCGGCTTAACCAGTGTCCAGCAATGACTCCAGAGGACAGTGCAGTTGATGATCACGTGTGTTTCTCCAGTTGATGATCACGTGTGTTTCTCCAGTTGATGATCACGTGTGTTTCTCCAGGTTCTTCGACCCGTCATGTGGTAAATTCAGTAAATCAGCCACCAACGCTGCTGGGGAAAAGCTCCCACGTACATTCTGCCAACTCGTCCTGGATCCCATCTTTAAggtttgtttatgtttgttttttctccgTTGGGTGTAGCACACacatctgaaataaataaatgtgacattCACATTCATCTTGTTTTgaccaaaggtgttcgatgccATCATGAATTTTAACAAAGAGACTGCCGACAAGCTGATTAAGAAACTGGATGTGAAGCTCGATGCTGATGacaaggagaaagaggggaaaccACTGCTGAAGGTATGTCACCACTTCAGAAATGTTGTGTGGAGAAATTAGCCATTAAATCCAAGACTGACCAAGGTCGTGTTCAGTCGGAACGAAATTGGATATTACTGAGTGAAACTGAGAGAGATACTAACTACCTAAACTTGTGTAAtaaattgtatatatatttttttgaagaCATTTTGTACCAGTGTACCCTACTGAGCATCCCTGGCATACCCTACTGAACATCCCTGGCATACCCTACTGAACATCCCTGGCATACCCTACTGAACATCCCTGGCATACCCTACTGAACATCCCGGGCATACCCTACTGAACATCCCGGGCTTACCCTACTGAACATCCCGGGCTTACCCTACTGAACATCCCGGGCTTACCCTACTGAACATCCCGGGCTTACCCTACTGAACATCCCGGGCTTACCCTACTGAACATCCCGGGTATACCCTACTGAACATCCCGGGCATACCCTACTGAACATCCCTGGTATACCCTACTGAACATCCCTGGTATACCCTACTGAACATCCCTGGCATACCCTACTGAACATCCCTGGCATACCCTACTGAACATCCCTGGTATACCCTACTGAACATCCCTGGCATACCCTACTGAACATCCCTGGCATACCCTACTGAACATCCCTGGCATACCTTACTGAACATCCCTGGCATACCTTACTGAACATCCCTGGCATACCTTACTGAACATCCCAGGCATACCTTACTGAACATACCGGCATACCCTACTGAAAATACTGGTATACCCTACTGAACATACTGTATACCCTACTGAACATACTGGTATACCCTACTGAACATACTGGTATACCCTACTGAACATACTGGTATACCCTACTGAACATACCGGGTATACCTTACTGAACATCCCTGGCATACCTTACTGAACATACCGGCATACCCTACTGAAAATACCGGTATACCCTACTGAACATACTGTATACCCTACTGAACATACTGGTATACCCTACTGAACATACTGGTATACCCTACTGAACATACTGGTATACCCTACTGAACATCCCTGGCATACCTTACTGAACATCCCTGGCATACCTTACTGAACATACCGGCATACCCTACTGAAAATACCGGTATACCCTACTGAACATACTGTATACCCTACTGAACATACTGGTATACCCTACTGAACATACTGGTATACCCTACTGAACATACTGGTATACCCTACTGAACATACTGGTATACCCTACTGAACATACTGGTATACCCTACTGAACATACTGGTATATCCTACTGAACATACTGGTATACCCTACTGAACATACTGGTATATCCTACTGAACATACTGGTGTACCCTACTGAACATACTGGTGTACCCTACTGAACATACTGGTGTACCCTACTGAACATACTGGTATACCCTACTGATCATACTGGTATACCTTACTGAACATCCCTGGCATACCTTACTGAACATACCGGCATACCCTACTGAACATACTGTATACCCTACTGAACATACTGGTATACCCAACTGAACATACTGGTATACCCAACTGAACATACTGGTATACCCTACTGAACATACTGGTATACCCTACTGAACATACTGGTATACCCTACTGAACATCACTGGTATACCCTACTGAACATCCCTGGTATACCCTACTGAACATCCTGGTCCATAGAGATGCAGTATAATGTTGTATTTCATCGTCCCCCAGGCGGTGATGCGCCGCTGGCTGCCAGCGGGGGACGCTCTGCTCCAGATGATCACCATCCACCTGCCCTCCCCCGTTACGGCTCAGAGGTACCGCTGTGAGCTGCTCTACGAGGGGCCTGGCGACGACGAGGCCGCTATGGGTGAGTTTGTAGACTGGTGCGCCTGTCtagcctggtggtggtggtagcagctgtagtagcagtagtagtagcagtagtactcgtagcagtatcagtagtagtagcatcagtcgtagtagcaacagtagtagcagtagtagtagtatcagtagtagtagcatcagtcgtagtagcaacagtagtagcagtagtagcagtagtagcagtagtagtagtatcagtagtagtagtatcagaggtagcagtagtagtaggatcagccgtagtagtagtagcagcagcagtagtagtagtagtagtagaagcagcaacagtagtagtagcagcagccgtagtagtagtagcagcaacagtagtagtagtagtagtagtagcagcaacagtagtagtagcagcagccgtagtagtagtagcagcaacagtagtagcagcaacagtagtagcagtagtagtagtagtagtagcatcagcaacagtagtagtcgtagtggtggtggggtagcagtagtagtagcaacagtagcagtagtagcagcagtagctgtagtagtagtagtagcagcagtagctgtagtagcagtagttgtagcagtagcagtagtagtagtagtagtcgtagtagtagtagcagtagtagtagtagtagctgtagtagtagtagctgtagtagtagcagcagtagctgtagtagtagtagttgtagcagtagtagtagtagtagtcgtagtagtagtagtagtagtagtagtagtagtcgtagtagtagtagcagtagtagtagtagtagtagcgtagtagtagtagcagtagtagtagtagcagcagtagctgtagtagtagtagtagcagcagtagctgtagtagcagtagttgtagcagtagcagtagtagtagtagtagtcgtagtagtagtagcagtagtagtagtagtagctgtagtagtagtagctgtagtagtagcagcagtagctgtagtagtagtagcagtagcagtcgtagtagtagtagcagtagtagtagtagtagtcgtagtagtagtagcagtagtagtagtagtagctgtagtagtagtagctgtagtagtagcagcagtagctgtagtagtagtagcagtagtagtagtagtagtagcagtagtagcagtagtagtagtagctgtagtagtagctgtagtagtagtagcagtagtagtagtagtagtagtagtagtagtagcagaagtagtagtagtagtagcagtagtagtagtagcagtagtagtagtagtagctgtagtagcagtagcagtagtagtagtagtagtcgtagtagtagtagcagtagtagtagtagtagctgtagtagtagtagctgtagtagtagcagcagtagtagtagtagtagtagcagtagtagcagtagcagtggtggtggggtagcagtagcagtggtggtggggtagcagtagtagtagcagcagtagctgtagtagtagtaacagcagtagtagtagtagtagtagcagtagcagtggtggtggggtagcagtagcagtggtggtggggtagcagtagcagtagtagtagtagcagcagtagctgtagtagtagtaacagcagtagtagtagcagtagcagtagtagtagtagtagtagtagcagtagctgtagtagtagcagtagtagcagtagtagcagtagctgtagtagtagtagcagtagtagcagtagcagcagttgtagtagcagcagtagtagtagcagcagtagctgtagtagtagtagcagtagcagcagtagtagtagcagcagtagctgtagtagtagtagcagcagtagctgtagtagtagtagcagtagcagtagtagtagtagtagcagtagctgtagtagtagtaacagcagcagtagctgtagtagctgtagtagcagtagtagcagcagtagctgtagtagtagtaacagcagtagctgtagtagtagtaacagcagcagtagctgtagtagcagtagtagtagcagtagaagtagtagcagtagcagcagtagctgtagtagtagtcatagtcgcagtagtagtagtaatagtagtagtagcagtagcagcagtagtagtagtagtaatagtagtagcagcagtagcagcagtagctgtagtagtagtaacagcagcagtagctgtagtagcagtagaagtagtagcagtagaagtagtagcagtagcagcagtagctgtagtagtagtaacagcagcagtagctgtagtagcagtagtagtagcagtagaagtagtagcagtagcagcagtagctgtagtagtagtagtcgtagtcgcagtagtagtagtagtagtaatagtagtagtagcagtagtagcagtagtagtagtagcagtagctgtagtagtagtagcagtagtagtagtaatagtagtagtagtagcagtagctgtagtagtagtagcagtagtagtagcagcagtaactgGTGTTTCAGTCTGATTGTTGTACTGGTCTCTGTGAACAACAAGTCCACAGTGGGTGAGTCAGTCCAGCCTGTAGTAGTATGAAGGGCCCAGGGACGAAGAGTCCACAATGGGCGAGTCAGTCCAGCCTGCTAGTAGTATGAAGGGCCCAGGGACGAAGAGTCCACAAGGGCGAGTCAGAGTCTAGCCTGGTGCTTCAGTTCATTTGTACATTAGACaattctctgtctttctttgttCTTCGTAATACCAAAAGTCTTGCCAACAGCCAAACAATAGAAGTGCTGGCTACATCACCAGACTAGGGTGAATCAGGGGGAGACACTTAACTACCCAGATCCCAGTTCAGATTCTCAACCTTCTCCCGAAAATCATACATCCCCTGATCGCCCTCCCTCTTAACCCTCCCAGGCATTAAGAACTGCGACCCCAAAGCTCCCTTGATGATGTACATTTCCAAGATGGTGCCCACCAGCGACAAGGGTCGCTTCTACGCCTTCGGCCGCGTGTTCTCCGGTATGGTGGCCACGGGGCAGAAGGTTCGCATCATGGGACCCAACTACACTCCTGGGAAGAAAGAGGACCTGTATCTTAAACCCATTCAGAGGTACACGGAGCTAGAATACATAAATGTCCTATTTACCAGCTCAAACACAGGAGGGTTGCTCAACCAAATGAGGATCTTTTGTGTCCAaattgatattttaagtagaaattgtgcaccaatatttgAATTTTAAAAGCATGAAGTGCCCTTTTAATAGAGACCAAATGGAaaattaaataaatcattttttTATTGTTATGAATAACCACTTGCTAAATGCTGCTTTTTTGGCATGTCCCTCTGTGACTTTTTAAAATCACTTTACCCCCACATttctcagagatttcaccatcattgtaaagcccaaCATATTGTGTTGCTTTGACAGTCATTTCTGGAGATTATTATTAATTTCATGTGATTTAGTGATGAATCTAATCACATTAAatgtctgtccctcattttaaggtcaaccctgttatgtgaaATTAACTCTCATATTAAAACGAGAGTATATATATacgagagtatatatatataatatataaaaacGATGAACATGGGTGGAGAACTGACCAGTACATGTCCTATGGAACAATGACTGGAGACCAGTACATGTCCTATGGAACAATGACTGGAGACCAGTACATGTCCTATGGAACAATGACTGGAGACCAGTACATGTCCTATGGAACAATGACTGGAGACCAGTACATGTCCTATGGAACAATGACTGGAGACCAGTACATGTCCTATGGAACAATGACTGGAGACCAGTACATGTCCTATGGAACAATGACTGGAGACCAGTACATGTCCTATGGAACAATGACTGGAGACCAGTACATGTCCTATGGAACAATGACTGGAGACCAGTACATGTCCTATGGAACAATGACTGGAGACCAGTACATGTCCTATGGAACAATGACTGGAGACCAGTACATGTCCTATGGAAATATGACTGGAGACCAGTACATGTCCTATGGAACATGactggagtggtgtgtgtgtgactgtcctaCGACAACTGTTTAGAGGTGAGGTCCTCTGACAAATTAAAAATATAACTGGTAGACTTCACTAAACTCTGCTGTGCTCCCTCTGACTCCCAGGACCATTCTGATGATGGGGCGCTACACAGAGCCCATTGAGGATGTGCCCTGCGGCAACATCGTGGGTCTGGTGGGAGTAGACCAATTCCTGGTGAAGACCGGGACCATCTCCACCTTCGAGCACGCCCACAACCTGAGGGTGATGAAGTTCAGCGTCAGTCCCGTGGTCAGGGTGGCGGTAGAGTGCAAGAACCCTGCTGACCTGCCCAAGCTGGTGGAGGGACTCAAACGCCTGGCCAAGTCTGACCCCATGGTCCAGGTACAATACTAGTCTGACCCCATGGTCCAGGTACAATACTAGTCTGACCCCATGGTCCAGGTACAATGCTATACTAATCTGACCCCATGGTCCAGGTACAATACTAGTCTGACCCCATGGTCCAGGTACAATACTAGTCTGACCCCATGGTCCAGGTATAACTTTGTCTCTGTACCCCATGGTCCAGGTACTATACTAGTTCTGACCCCATGGTACTATACTAGTCTGGTATAATACTATACTAGTCTGACCCCATGGTCCAGGTACAATACTATACTAGTCTGACCCCATGGTCCAGGTACAATACTACACTAGTCTGACCCCATGGTCCAGGTACAATACTAGTCTGACCCCATGGTCCAGGTATAATACTATACTAGTCTGACCCCATGGTCCAGGTATAATACTATACTAGTCTGACCCCATGGTCCAGGTATAATACTATACTAGTCTGACCCCATGGTCCAGGTATAATACTATACTAGTCTGACCCCATGGTCCAGGTATAATACTATACTAGTCTGACCCCATGGTCCAGGTACAATACTATACTAGTCTGACCCCATGGTCCAGGTATAATACT
This window of the Oncorhynchus tshawytscha isolate Ot180627B linkage group LG12, Otsh_v2.0, whole genome shotgun sequence genome carries:
- the LOC112238966 gene encoding elongation factor 2-like, with the protein product MVNFTVDQIRAIMDKKSNIRNMSVIAHVDHGKSTLTDSLVCKAGIIAGARAGETRFTDTRKDEQERCITIKSTAISLYYELAENDLAFIKQCKDGSGFLINLIDSPGHVDFSSEVTAALRVTDGALVVVDCVSGVCVQTETVLRQAIAERIKPVLMMNKMDRALLELQLKPDALFATFQRIVENVNVIIATYGEDEGGPMGSIMVDPMVGTVGFGSGLHGWAFTLKQFAEMYVAKFTAKGDQKTEMNPEERCKKVEDMMKKLWGEKFFDPSCGKFSKSATNAAGEKLPRTFCQLVLDPIFKVFDAIMNFNKETADKLIKKLDVKLDADDKEKEGKPLLKAVMRRWLPAGDALLQMITIHLPSPVTAQRYRCELLYEGPGDDEAAMGIKNCDPKAPLMMYISKMVPTSDKGRFYAFGRVFSGMVATGQKVRIMGPNYTPGKKEDLYLKPIQRTILMMGRYTEPIEDVPCGNIVGLVGVDQFLVKTGTISTFEHAHNLRVMKFSVSPVVRVAVECKNPADLPKLVEGLKRLAKSDPMVQCIIEESGEHIVAGAGELHLEICLKDLEEDHAGIPLKKSDPVVSYRETVAEDSDQVCLSKSPNKHNRLYMKARPFQDGLAEDIDKGDVSSRQELKTRARYLTEKYEWEVTEARKIWCFGPDGTGPNILTDVTKGVQYLNEIKDSVVAGFQWASKEGVLCEENMRGIRFDVHDVTLHADAIHRGGGQIIPTARRVIYASQLTAQPRLMEPVYLVEIQCPEHVVGGIYGVLNRKRGMVFEESQVAGTPIFIVKAFLPVNESFGFTADLRSNTGGQAFPQCVFDHWQILPGDPFDETSRPWQVVADTRKRKGLKEGIPTLDNFLDKL